One window of Nicotiana tomentosiformis chromosome 11, ASM39032v3, whole genome shotgun sequence genomic DNA carries:
- the LOC104103528 gene encoding uncharacterized protein isoform X12, translated as MTNWPELLSFLYHCVTDSNSNKLLKDSVFSIFCFLGEVIGEKLVPWVRDLHPFFLNTLNDDTLDINVRIMAMFPVHMFIQCTPSSYEKERFQDLLPGMMKTLTDALITNGEHQEAAQAALGSLIQLAKNEPRFLRLQLVEVVNTMFEIAEAKILQECTRRLAIEFLLTLVEAREKVPGMMKKLPRFIDTCFTMFLNLILDIKDEPSWHSAEGAEINDHIYSNWNRWTVDNYLYGAACLCRFSKALGGNTIAPIAIEQLSSYVVAPEWEKRHAALIALVQIVRGSSKVMMIKYLEQVVNMVLHSFRDPHPRVRWAAINAICYLSTDFCPDLQEQYHNQVLPALAAAMDDFQNPRVQACASTAVVMFVLALKEPISFSHIDEILNKLLVLLQNDNQMVQDEALFALGSVADFSKEHFQKYYDFVMPYLKTILVNANDESNQMLQSKVLLCISKVALAAGKEKFRDDLKQVMEVLKYSLQESHVTEYKNILRCLKASSRICVCIGKEFLPYMSIVMPYAVECAQLEPDKTVSSDKLYDSMHKVMFGGEMICIYGSDLLEGKSVLCSALQVYAQILGEDFYPWILQAASILIPLLKFYIHSYVRKCASCAMVSLLRSAKLAVEKENAQGGNKWYFKQLPGRIILALGDALYSEPETKLCEKILRELNNCLNIGGTLLNEDQVHRITYAIKHVIIESSRRKGKLTEREKSEDFDAEEAELLREERELEEKVFYRVSCILLTLIKTFKAAFLPFLDELSSYLMPMTGKDKTAQERSACVNIFNKLVEECNESALQYYNICLPFLLDSSNDENPVLRENALYGLGLCAEYGGLVFKPFIGEALSRINVVITHLHALAPENEQAYHDAVFALGQICQFHRESIDSTQIIPAWLNCLPIRM; from the exons ATGACAAATTGGCCTGAATTATTGTCATTCTTGTATCATTGCGTCACTGATTCCAATTCAAACAAGCTGTTAAAAGACTCAGTTTTCTCAATATTTTGCTTTCTAGGTGAAGTGATTGGCGAAAAATTGGTTCCTTGGGTACGAGATTTGCACCCTTTCTTCCTTAATACACTGAATGACGATACACTCGATATCAATGTGAGGATCATGGCCATGTTTCCAGTGCACATGTTCATCCAGTGCACACCGAGTTCATATGAAAAGGAGCGGTTTCAGGATTTACTGCCAGGGATGATGAAAACACTGACTGACGCATTAATAACGAATGGGGAACATCAGGAGGCAGCACAAGCCGCCCTGGGTAGTCTTATACAGTTGGCGAAGAATGAGCCTAGGTTTTTGAGGCTGCAACTAGTGGAAGTGGTTAATACCATGTTTGAGATAGCAGAGGCTAAGATTTTGCAAGAATGTACAAGGCGCTTGGCAATTGAGTTTCTGTTAACTTTGGTAGAGGCGAGGGAGAAAGTCCCCGGTATGATGAAGAAGCTGCCACGGTTTATTGACACTTGTTTCACAATGTTTTTGAATTTGATACTGGATATTAAAGATGAACCTAGTTGGCATAGTGCTGAGGGTGCAGAGATAAACGACCACATTTATAGTAACTGGAATCGATGGACAGTGGACAACTACCTTTATGGTGCCGCCTGTTTATGCCGGTTTTCTAAAGCATTAGGTGGCAACACTATTGCTCCTATTGCCATAGAACAGCTGAGTTCTTACGTGGTTGCCCCTGAGTGGGAGAAACGCCACGCAGCTCTCATTGCACTTGTTCAAATTGTTAGAGGTAGCTCAAAG GTGATGATGATCAAGTATTTGGAGCAAGTAGTGAATATGGTCCTGCATTCTTTTCGAGATCCTCATCCTCGAGTCAGATGGGCTGCCATTAATGCAATTTGCTATTTGTCGACTGACTTCTGTCCAGATTTGCAAGAACAGTATCATAACCAAGTATTGCCAGCATTAGCTGCAGCTATGGATGATTTTCAAAATCCTCGAGTGCAG GCATGTGCATCTACAGCTGTCGTGATGTTCGTACTTGCACTTAAAGAGCCAATAAGCTTTTCCCACATAGATGAAATACTTAACAAACTGCTTGTACTTCTACAG AATGACAATCAAATGGTTCAAGATGAAGCATTATTTGCATTGGGTAGTGTAGCTGATTTCTCTAAG GAGCACTTCCAAAAGTACTATGATTTTGTAATGCCATATTTAAAAACGATCCTGGTAAATGCAAATGATGAATCTAATCAGATGCTTCAAAGCAAAGTCTTGCTGTGCATAAGCAAGGTTGCGCTTGCTGCAGGCAAAGAGAAATTCAGAGATGACTTGAAGCAG GTTATGGAAGTGCTTAAGTACTCTTTACAAGAATCACATGTGACagagtataaaaatattcttcGCTGTCTAAAG GCATCGTCCAGGATTTGTGTGTGCATTGGGAAGGAATTTCTTCCTTACATGAGTATAGTCATGCCATATGCAGTTGAATGTGCTCAACTTGAGCCCGATAAGACTGTATCCTCAGATAAACTATATGATAG TATGCACAAAGTCATGTTTGGGGGTGAAATGATATGTATCTATGGAAGTGACCTCCTAGAAGGGAAATCAGTATTGTGTTCGGCTCTTCAAGTATATGCTCAGATATTGGGGGAAGATTTCTACCCATGGATTCTCCAG GCTGCTTCAATTTTAATTCCGCTTCTGAAATTCTATATCCACTCTTATGTCAGGAAATGTGCTAGTTGTG CAATGGTATCCTTGTTGCGTTCTGCTAAACTGGCGGTAGAGAAAGAGAATGCTCAAGGTGGAAACAAGTGGTACTTCAAGCAGTTGCCTGGCCGTATAATATTGGCTTTGGGGGACGCATTGTATTCG GAGCCTGAGACAAAATTATGTGAAAAGATATTGCGGGAATTGAATAATTGCCTAAAT ATCGGTGGAACACTTCTCAATGAAGATCAGGTTCATAGAATCACATATGCGATAAAGCACGTCATTATAGAAAGTTCACGTAGAAAAGGAAAACTCACAGAGAGAGAGAAATCAGAAGACTTTGATGCTGAGGAAGCTGAATTGCTGAGGGAGGAAAGAGAGCTAGAAGAAAAAGTATTTTATAGGGTTAGTTGCATATTGTTGACATTGATCAAAACGTTCAAGGCTGCTTTCTTGCCTTTCCTTGATGAGCTTTCCTCATATCTAATGCCTATGACA GGCAAGGATAAAACAGCTCAAGAGAGAAGTGCATGTGTAAATATCTTTAATAAACTTGTGGAGGAATGCAACGAATCAGCTCTACA GTATTATAATATATGTCTTCCTTTTCTTTTGGACTCAAGCAACGACGAAAATCCAGTTCTTAGAGAG AATGCGCTTTATGGACTTGGGCTTTGTGCGGAATATGGTGGTTTAGTTTTCAAACCATTTATCGGAG AGGCTCTTTCAAGGATCAATGTTGTGATAACACATCTACATGCTCTTGCACCTGAGAATGAACAGGCATATCATGATGCTGTTTTTGCACTTGGCCAGATATGTCAGTTTCATCGGGAAAGTATTGACTCTACGCAG ATTATTCCGGCTTGGTTGAATTGTCTGCCTATAAGAATGTAA